A window of the Salmo trutta chromosome 25, fSalTru1.1, whole genome shotgun sequence genome harbors these coding sequences:
- the LOC115162079 gene encoding sorting nexin-6, which yields MMQEGLDDGPDFLSEEDRGPRAVNVDLETDATLQVDISDALSERDKVKFTVHTKSTLPNFKQNEFSVVRQHEEFIWLHDSFVENEEYAGYIIPPAPPRPDFDASREKLQKLGEGEGSMTKEEFTKMKQELEAEYLAIFKKTVAMHEVFLCRVAAHPVLRKDLNFHVFLEYNQDLSVRGKNKREKMEDFFKNVVKSADGVLVAGVKDVDDFFEHEKTFLLEYHNRVKDASAKSDRMIRSHKSAADDINRIASTLYTLGTQDSTDVCKFFLKVSELFEKTRKIEARVAADEDLKLADLLKYYLRESQAAKDLLYRRGRALVDYENANKALDRARAKNKDVLQAETSQQVCCQKFEKISESAKQELIDFKTRRVAAFRKNLVELAELELKHAKGNLQLLQSCLGVLKGDT from the exons ATGATG CAAGAAGGGCTGGACGATGGTCCCGATTTCCTCTccgaggaggacagagga CCTAGGGCAGTCAATGTTGACCTTGAAACTGATGCAACACTTCAAGTGGACATTTCTGATGCATTAAGTGAGCGGGACAAGGTTAAGTTTACTGTCCATACTAAG AGCACTCTTCCTAACTTCAAGCAGAATGAGTTTTCAGTGGTGAGGCAGCATGAGGAGTTCATCTGGCTCCATGACTCCTTTGTGGAGAATGAGGAGTATGCAGGCTACATT ATTCCCCCAGCCCCACCAAGACCTGACTTTGATGCCTCCAGAGAGAAGTTACAGAAACTAGGGGAAGGTGAAGGTTCCATGACCAAGGAAGAGTTCACCAAAATGAAACAGGAACTTGAAGC cGAATACCTGGCTATCTTCAAGAAGACAGTGGCGATGCATGAAGTGTTTCTTTGCCGTGTGGCTGCGCATCCTGTCTTGAGGAAAGACTTGAACTTCCATGTGTTTTTAGAGTACAACCAAGAT CTAAGTGTACGAGGCAAAAACAAGAGGGAGAAGATGGAAGATTTCTTCAAGAATGTGGTGAAGTCTGCAGACGGTGTGTTAGTGGCAGGGGTGAAG GATGTAGATGATTTCTTTGAGCATGAGAAGACATTCCTTTTAGAGTACCATAATCGTGTCAAAGATGCCTCCGCCAAATCTGATAGAATGATCAGGTCTCACAAAA GTGCTGCAGATGATATCAATAGAATTGCCTCCACACTGTACACTTTAGGAACCCAGGACTCCACAGATGTGTGCAA ATTTTTCTTGAAAGTCTCTGAACTGTTTGAGAAAACacgg AAAATAGAGGCTCGAGTGGCTGCGGATGAGGACCTGAAACTTGCAGACTTACTGAAGTATTACCTCAGGGAGTCGCAAGCTGCTAAG GATCTATTGTACAGACGAGGGAGGGCCCTGGTTGATTACGAGAACGCAAACAAAGCTCTGGACAGAGCCAGGGCAAAGAACAAAGATGTGCTTCAGGCAGAGACCAGCCAGCAGGTGTGCTGTCAGAAGTTTGAGAAAATCTCAGAGTCTGCAAAGCAAG AGCTCATAGACTTCAAGACAAGACGAGTAGCAGCCTTCAGAAAGAACTTGGTGGAACTTGCTGAACTGGAACTCAAACATGCTAAG gGTAATTTACAATTATTGCAAAGCTGTCTCGGAGTCCTCAAAGGAGACACTTAG